The Betaproteobacteria bacterium genome contains the following window.
AGCAGCGCGGAAATGACAATTCCCATGCGGAAAATGCGCCGATCAACGAACTGCACGATATTTAGATACGCCTGCGCGGCCAGCAGATCCTGAACGCCCAATACCAGCGGCGTCAGAAAGTCGGCGAAGGTCCAGATGAACACCAGCAGCGCCCCTGAAACATAGCCGGGCGTGGTCAGTGGCAGGGTAATGTCCCAGAATCGGCGCCATCCGCCGGCGCCAATTCCCTGCGCGGCTTCTTCCAATGACGGGTCGACCTTGGCGAGCGCATCCAGAATGCTCAATGTCATGAGCGGAAACAAATGCACGGTTTCCACCAGCAGCACGCCTTGCATGCCATACATGAAGTTGACCGGTTCCTTCAGTCCGAACCAATCCATGAGGATCACGTTGACCGTGCCGGCGCGACCGAGGATGAAGACGAAGCCGAGCACGCCGACCAGCGGCGGCAGAATCAGCGGCAGCATCGTGAGATAGGAAAACAGGTTCCGATAGGGGAATTCGTAGCGCACGATCAGGAACGCCACGGCGATGCCGATCACCGAGGTCGTGAAAACGGTCGCGATACCCAGGGCCATCGATTTCCAGAAAGAACGCAGGTAAAACTTGTCGGTGAAGAAATCCCAGAAATTGATCAGCGTGAAACTGCCGGTGTCATTGGTAAATGCGTCGTAAAAAATGCGCGTGAGCGGGAACAGCACGAAGACAATCAGGAATGTCCAGATCAGGCCGAAGCCCAACGCGGCAGGCGTCATGGAAAGTCGCAGCCTGTTCATTTGTCACCCGCGATGGCCACGGTGCTGGTGATTGGGAAGCTCACGCTTACGGCGTTGCCGAGCGGCACCTGCTCGTGGTGCCACGGATCGCGGATGTCTGTCTTGAAAATCTGGCCGGGTGCAAGTTCCACGTCGTAGCGCAGCGCATTGCCGAGGTAGGCGGCAAACGCGATGCGACCATTGATGTGGTTGTTGCCGTCCGCTGTCGTGCCGAGGGCGGCATTGAGGATGGAATTCTCGGGACGAATACACAGCACGCAGCGATCGCCAGCGTGAAAACGTTCGTCCCACAACGCCGTCAGTTCGCCGTATGCGGTTTTCACCGTGAGTTTGCGTTGCGCGGGATCAGCCGTCTGTACCGTGCCGTCAATCAAATTGTTGATGCCGATGAAATCCGCCACGAATCGGCTCCCGGGCCGCTCGTACAACTCCTTGGGTGGGCCGATCTGCAGTACCTTGCCCAGGTTGAACACGGCGATACGGTCCGACAGGGTTAGCGCTTCTTCCTGATCGTGCGTGACATAAACCGTGGTAATGCCAAGTTCTTTCTGCAGCTTGCGAATTTCGGCGCGCACCTGGATGCGAATCTTGGCATCCAGATTTGACAGCGGCTCGTCGAGCAACAGTATTTTCGGATTGAGCACCAACGCGCGGGCGAGTGCCACGCGCTGTTGCTGGCCGCCGGAGAGTTGGCCCGGGTAGCGATCCCCCAAGCCGCCTAGCTTGACTTTTTCCAGCACGCTTTCGACGCGTTTGCCGATGGTCGCGGCTTCAATTTTTTGCAGCTTCAGCCCGTAGGCGATATTGTCGGATACCGTCATGTGCGGCCAGAGCGCGTAGTTCTGGAACACCATGCCGATGCCGCGCTCGTGGGGCGGCATTTCGTTGACCCTGCGGTCGTCGAAACGGATTTCACCCTCATCCGGCGCATAGAAGCCGGCGATCAAGCGCAGGAGCGTGGTCTTGCCGCATCCGGACGGACCGAGGAGGGTGAACAGCTCACCCTCTCCGATGTCGAAGCTGATGTTGCTGACAACTTCGTTCTTGCCGAAGCGCTTGGTCAGACCTTGAACCGAGATACGCATGATACGACTCGCATGCTGCCTAGTATTTTTTCTTCAACTCTTCCGCGACCGCCTCGATTTCCTTGCGGAAGGTCTGGTTGACCTGTTCATATCGCCCTTGTGCCTTGTCGTCCTCGTAAATGTTGGTCACTTCGCGATCGAAATAGGAACGCATGCCACCGGTAAATTCAACCGCTCTCTCGGCGGTCGATCCCGGCGCGCCCTGAACTTTGTATTTGGGTGTGATCGGAAATACGCCGCGCTCCATCGCAACCCGCTGGCCGCGCTCGGAAAGCAGGTACTCAATGAATGCGCGCGCTGCCTTGGGGTGCTTGGCGCCGGCCAGCACGCCAATGGGTTCCGGTGTGATATAGGCGGTTTTCGGCGCGACGAACTTGAGGTCGAAGCCCGCCAGACGATCTTCGAAGGCCATGTAGCTCGGTACCGCGAAGCCGACCGCGAATTCGCCTTTCGCCACCACCGACGGCACGTCGCGGCTGCGCGCGGTGAACAAGCCGGTATTGCCTGCCAGATGTCTTAACCACTCCCAGCCCTTGTCATCGCCGTCGCGCTGCAGAATGATCTCGTAGCTGGCGTGGCTGCTGGAGGAGCGCGTCGGCGCGCATTGCGCGACATGTCCTTTCAGTTTCGGATTGAGCAAATCGTCCCAGTCCTTGGGTTCGGCAACGCCCAGACGCTGCAGCACCTTGGGGTGAAAGACCATGCCATACGGCTCCAGCACGGTGCCGGTCCAGAATCCTTTTGGATCCTTGAGCGCGATGGGCTTGGGCTTGCCAATGCTGATTGGCACTTCATCCATCACGCTCTTCGGCAGGTCCAGCGTTGCCAGCAGCTTCTGCTCGGCCAGCTTGTCGAACAGGGCGCTCTCACCGCCCCAAAAAATGTCAACCTGTGGCCGACCTTTCCATTCAACGATCTGGCCGTACGCGACGGGGGTGCCGGCAGCCAATGCGCTGGTCTTCAAGGTGATGTTCCAGCGCTCTTTCGCAAACTTTGCAAAGTCGGCCAGCGTCGGATCGGTTAGTGTTTTGGCCACCGGTGTAATGAGGTTGAGTTCGTCCTCGATGGCGGGTGCCGGTGCCTGCGCGCTTGCGTGATACGCCGGTATCAGGGTGCAGGCGAGTGCGACGCTTAACGTCGTGAAATGGCGATGCATGACGTCCTCCTGTGAGATGTTGGTTGGCAAAACAATGCTATTTGCAATTTCTATCGGCAACTTGACAATCGTCAAAGTCGCAATCGATCGTGCCTATAGAATTTTCGACATGGCAAACGTAGGCATCATCGGCAGCGGCGCGTTCGGCACCGCCATGGCGTGCGTGGTCCGCAGATCGGGACACGACGTATTGCTGTGGGCGCGCGAGCCGGAAGTCGCGACCGCGATAAACGAGGCAGGGATCAATACCATCTTTCTTCCCGATGCCGCGCTGCTGGACGGCATCCGCGCCACGAACGATCTCGCCGCGGCAACGCAGGACAAGGACTTCATCCTGATGGCGGTGCCCGCGCAACATGTGCGCGCGATTGCCGGCGACATGCGCCGCTCGCTCCGGCGCCTGACACCGGTGGTAAGTTGCTCCAAAGGCATTGAGTGCGGCAGCAGCGCGCTCATGTCAGAAGTGCTCGCCGCGATGCTGCCTGAAGCGGTGGTTGCTGTCCTGTCCGGGCCCTCGTTTGCGCGTGAAATAGCCGCCGATCAGCCATGCGGCGTCACGCTGGCGTGCGAGGACTGGTCGGTTGGCGAATCGCTGGGGCGGCAGATATCAAACCCGCGTTTCTGCGTTCAACTATGCGATGACGTGATTGGCACCACGCTGGGCGGCGTGATGAAGAACGTCATCTCCATCGCGAGCGGAATCGTGGCCGGCCGCAAGTATGGCGAAAACGCGCGCGCGTCACTGATTACACTGGGGCTGGCGGAGACGATCCGGCTTGGCCTGGTGAAAGGCGCCAAGGTGGCGACATTTACGGGGCTGTCCGGCATTGGCGATTTCATGCTCACGGCCAACAGTCTCCAGTCCCGCAACACATCGCTCGGCGTCCAGTTGGGCCAAGGCCGGCTGCTGGCCGATATCATGGCCGAACGCAAGGAAGTGACCGAAGGATTTCACTCGGTCGAGGCGGTAGCCGCGCTCGCCAGGCAGCTTCATGTCGACATGCCGGTCACGCAGGCGCTCGATGCGATACTCAATCATGGCGTCGCGTTGGACGACGCGATCGGACAATTCATGTCGCATCTGCCACCGCTTTGCCGCACTGGCAGGGTGCGACCGCCACAGTGAATCGACGATTCCCGTCGTCGCGCCCCGAATGCTGGCGTGAATGCATTTTGCGTACTGCATAACGCATGTGGCGCGTGTGGCGCTCTCGGCACTCGAATGTCCTTGACCCGATCATCATTCGCCATGCGGTGAATTGAAAGTCTAGTATCGGCGCGGCTTTTCGAGCATTTTGGGCGTGGGAGCCGCTCCAGTGCTTGAGTTTTATGTTGATGTCTGGCGCCGTGCGGGTTTCATTCTTGCTTGGCCGTGTATTGCCAGAAGTTCAGTCGCTCCAGACAGGTCCTGTCAGGAGCGACTGATAAAATGCCGCCATGCCCATCCTCACCTATCCCAACTCCCCCTACAAACTCAACCAGCCCTTTCCGCCCGCCGGCGACCAACCCAAGGCGATCGAGAAACTGATCGAGGGCGTGAATGACGGACTCGCGTTCCAGACGCTGCTGGGCGTGACGGGATCCGGCAAGACTTACACGATGGCCAACGTCATCGCGCAACTGGGCCGGCCGGCGCTGATCATGGCGCCGAACAAGACGCTCGCCGCGCAGCTCTATGCCGAGATGAAGGAATTTTTCCCCGAGAACGCGGTTGAATACTTCGTCTCGTATTACGACTATTACCAGCCCGAGGCGTACGTGCCGTCACGCGATCTGTTCATCGAAAAGGATTCATCGATCAACGAACACATCGAGCAGATGCGGCTCTCGGCCACCAAGTCGCTGCTGGAGCGCCAGGATGCGATCATCATTGCGTCGGTCTCGTGCATCTACGGTATCGGCGATCCGAGCGACTACTATTCGATGCGCATGCTGGTGCGGCCGGGCGACAAGGTCGCGCAGCAGGACATGATCCGCCAGTTGTCGTCGATGCAGTATGCGCGGGCCGAACTCGATTTCAAGCGCGGCACGTTTCGCGTGCGCGGCGACACGCTCGATGTTTATCCGGCGGAAAGTGCCGATGCCGCGTTGCGGATTTCGATGTTCGACGACGAAGTGGATTC
Protein-coding sequences here:
- a CDS encoding ABC transporter ATP-binding protein, with translation MRISVQGLTKRFGKNEVVSNISFDIGEGELFTLLGPSGCGKTTLLRLIAGFYAPDEGEIRFDDRRVNEMPPHERGIGMVFQNYALWPHMTVSDNIAYGLKLQKIEAATIGKRVESVLEKVKLGGLGDRYPGQLSGGQQQRVALARALVLNPKILLLDEPLSNLDAKIRIQVRAEIRKLQKELGITTVYVTHDQEEALTLSDRIAVFNLGKVLQIGPPKELYERPGSRFVADFIGINNLIDGTVQTADPAQRKLTVKTAYGELTALWDERFHAGDRCVLCIRPENSILNAALGTTADGNNHINGRIAFAAYLGNALRYDVELAPGQIFKTDIRDPWHHEQVPLGNAVSVSFPITSTVAIAGDK
- a CDS encoding NAD(P)-dependent glycerol-3-phosphate dehydrogenase; this translates as MANVGIIGSGAFGTAMACVVRRSGHDVLLWAREPEVATAINEAGINTIFLPDAALLDGIRATNDLAAATQDKDFILMAVPAQHVRAIAGDMRRSLRRLTPVVSCSKGIECGSSALMSEVLAAMLPEAVVAVLSGPSFAREIAADQPCGVTLACEDWSVGESLGRQISNPRFCVQLCDDVIGTTLGGVMKNVISIASGIVAGRKYGENARASLITLGLAETIRLGLVKGAKVATFTGLSGIGDFMLTANSLQSRNTSLGVQLGQGRLLADIMAERKEVTEGFHSVEAVAALARQLHVDMPVTQALDAILNHGVALDDAIGQFMSHLPPLCRTGRVRPPQ
- a CDS encoding extracellular solute-binding protein, giving the protein MHRHFTTLSVALACTLIPAYHASAQAPAPAIEDELNLITPVAKTLTDPTLADFAKFAKERWNITLKTSALAAGTPVAYGQIVEWKGRPQVDIFWGGESALFDKLAEQKLLATLDLPKSVMDEVPISIGKPKPIALKDPKGFWTGTVLEPYGMVFHPKVLQRLGVAEPKDWDDLLNPKLKGHVAQCAPTRSSSSHASYEIILQRDGDDKGWEWLRHLAGNTGLFTARSRDVPSVVAKGEFAVGFAVPSYMAFEDRLAGFDLKFVAPKTAYITPEPIGVLAGAKHPKAARAFIEYLLSERGQRVAMERGVFPITPKYKVQGAPGSTAERAVEFTGGMRSYFDREVTNIYEDDKAQGRYEQVNQTFRKEIEAVAEELKKKY